The sequence ctgatgGCTCCGTTGCACATCAGGGCCTGAATTTCTCTTCCCCTGGTGCAGATGGTGGGAAATAAATAGCTCTTTTCTGCTTTGGCTCTTGcatagtggaaaaaaaccccaaaaaaaaaccaacaaaaccccagccaTCTGACCTCAGTGGAGAAGAGGAGTCCTGGGCTATAGAAATCCATGGCTTTGTTGGCCAGCCTGGCCAAATGCCCCCATCTTCACCCTGGCTGTGCTCCCCTTATTTCAGTTCCATTTCTGAGCTGGATTTGAAGGCCTTTCTCCTGGCTGAGGAGAGCTTGACCCCCAGGATGATGCTGGTGAGGAGGAAGACGAGTGCCAAAGTCAGCAGGATCCAGGCACCTGCTCTGGCTTCATCCCTGGCCAAGGACATTCCCAGGAAATCAGTCTGGCTGTGCTCAGCTCGGGCTGGATTAgctggaaaatggagaaaggagGGATATCATGGgatcctagaactggctgggttgggagggacctcagagctcatcaagtccaacccttgatccactcccactgcagttcccagcccatggcactgagtgccacatccaggctcttttgaaatatctccagggatggagaatccaccccttccctgggcagcccattccaatggctgagcaccctccctgtaaggaattttttcctaatatccaacctaattAAGCCCATGCCATCTTGtaagaagagcccaacccccccctggctccaacctcctttcagggagttggagagagtgatgaggtctcccctgagcctcctcttctccagcctcaacacccccagctccctcagcccttcctcacaggacttgtgctggatcccttcccagcctccttgctcttctctggacctgctccagcacctcaagctccttcctgagctgagggccccagaactggacacaggactcaagctgtggcctccccagggctgagcacaggggcagaatcccttccctggacctgctggccacgctgttcctgagccagcccaggatgccattggccttcttggccacctgggcacactgctggctcctcttcagcttcctggcaatccagactcccagctccctttctgccactctgtgcccagcctgaaatgtgggtgctgggggctctgGGCTGGGTCACCAGCTCTTGGTCTCTTGGATTCAGGGTCCCCTTTAGGCTCAGCTCCGTGGGAAATCAAGGAGAAGCTTCCAAGCACCCAGTGGCTTTTGGGGAGCACCGAGGGAGCTCGGTTTCTCCCAGTTGCCCCATCCTGGCTTGCTGGTTGAGCTCTGCCCCATCGTGGCCCTTGGTTGAGCTCCACGTACCTGTGTAAGGTGTCCAACTGTACTCGGGCCAGCCCAGAATCTCCCCGTTTTCTGCATTCTTCTCCACCAGCCAGGTCATGAGGGGCTCAAAGTAgctcagcagggcagcagctgacATGTTGGGCTGCCCTGTGATGTGCTCCATGGCTTCTGGCCATGGCTTGCTGAAACCCAGCTTCAGAGCATCCCTGTGGCAGGAGAAACCAGTTCCCCATCACCCTCTGGACCACcagctcttcccttttccccagggcttggggtttttggtAATAAAAAGTTGGTGTCTCCAGCACCGTGGGGCACAGGCAAGGAGGGgtggcttgggggggggggggattcaAACCCTCCAAGTGAATCCAGCTGGATGGGGAGCAGATCCTGGGAGAAAGGGTTAATTTTCCAAGCGCTTTCGGTGAAGCTAAAGGGGAATTTTCCCTAAGGATTGGGggctgtggaggaggaggaagaggagggagggagcctTCCACCTGCCAGGGTTCCAGGTACCATCTGGTGGCTGCTTTGGcaaccacagccccagcactcAGCCCAAGGGACCCAACCCAGGGGtccccccctgcctgcaccctgggACCAGGGTGTCCCAAGCAGGACAGGAAGGGTGAGATGttggctttaaaatatttggggaCCTAAAAGTCAGGGCCCTGCCCACACACCTACCCCAGGACTTGCCCAGCCTCCAGGGACTGGTAGATGTCACACTTGTGCAGGGGCCCCTTGTGCCCAGCTTTGGCACAGAGTGCCTGGTGGAACTGGAATTGGATCACGAAGCTGACAAAGTAcctgagaggagaagagagaggtgAGGACGTGGGGATGGAGCCTCCCAGTGAGTGTGGAAGGGAGGATGTGGTTCTCTTCATCCCCTGGGTGCATCTGCCAAGCTTGGAGGAGCATCACTGGCTTTGGAGCTCCATCTCCATCAAACCAGACCAAGCTGCAGGTGCCATTTCTCCTCTAACAAGTGTCCTAGGGCTGTCTGGGTGGATAAACCTGTCCTCCTCAGATAGGAAGAAGTTCTCCCAAACCCAGCCTTCTCCTCTGAAGCTCCCTCAGAGCTTCCTCCCACCAAATATCCCCCCAGCCATGAAACCAGATGCCATCAGGGGCAGCTGAACTAGACAGAGATCCTGCTTCTGTGTCCTGGTGATGTCCCTCTTGTCCCAGGCTTACTCACCTGATGTAGGGGACATTGGCAGGGATGTGGAATTTTGCCCCGGGGTCAAAGTCATCTTCAGACCTTGGCACTGGTGGGCACAAGCCCTGATACTTCATCCTGGGCCAGAGAGGGAGAGTTAGCCCAGCCACAAGGTGGGGGAAAACTGGGAGAAGACCCCGTGGGGTgtgaggacagggagaggggtgTTGTCTCCCGTTGTGTCCCATTGCAGCCAACCAGACCCCAGGCAGAAAACACCCCATGGGATGATGGCTGAGGCCTCTCTCCCTTGGGTACAACCCTGAAGGAGGTTCTGAACTCAAACACACCTGAGATTCCACCACTGCTGGTTGTACTCCTCCTCCTTGATCCTTCCATCAAACACCTTCCAGCGCCACTGGTCCATCAGGTACCCGAAGGGCAGGAAAGCAATTTTATCCAGGGCAATGCTCATCAGGTAATTAATGTCACTTTCTGCCCAGGATGGAAAAGTGTCAGCAGTTCTGTACCCAACTCTCCACCCTATAAAAGTCATTTTACCCAAGAGCAGAGCCACCCCCCCCCAGGGTCACCTTTCTGTCATGCAAAGCCACCCTGCATGTCCCCGACCCCTTCCTCCCTGACCCATCCTCTGAGTTTCCAGCAGCCCCCCAGGTTTTCTGGGTGGTTTTCTCCCCTGCCAGCTCACCATCGTTGTCCATGACTTCATCCAGCAGATGGATGCTGTGAAGGTGTTTTGGGGTGGAGACAGACAAGGCCATGACATCCCCGACAGCCTCGTGGAAGCCGGGATTGGCTCCATCTCGGAAGGGGATGGGTTGGTCCATGTACTGCAGGAAGTACTGGACGTGGCCCATCTCGTGGTGCACTGTGATCAGGTCATCCATGTTCACCACTGTGCACTGCTTGATCCTGGACCAGGACGTgagggatgggggaagaaaaggaggacaATGCTGGGATGAAAATCTCCAGGAATGATCACACCTCCCCCTGTTTTTCCCTTGGGTCTCCCCCTTTCCATGTGCCCTCCCACCCCACATCTGATGCCAAGCCAAGCTGGTCCTACTCCTTTAGGTTGgtctctgcctttcctcctgctgcccctggcCATTCCCTAACATCATTTGTGGCCTTTTCCATTCTCCATGGCAGGGTTGGGAAGCCACTGATTGCTCTCCGTGCTCCCTGGAGCCTCTTGCCAGCAATCCTGGGTGCCAGTGACAATGCCAGAGTGGTGGTGTCACAGCACTTGTGGTGGCATCATCCTACAGATGTCCTTATTCCACCAAGACACTGCTCTCTACCCTAGCACCACGTCAGCTGGGGCCACCACTTGCCACCCCGTGGGCCACCTGAAGTCCTTGCGGTTGTAGAAGTCCCAGGCTGAGGCGTGACACACAACTTCCCGACCATCTGATGGCTTCTCAATCATGGATTTCTCCCAAAACTCCTGGGGCATGGGGATGAGCCCCAGAGAGGTAAAGAAACGATCTGACTCCTCAAACATCCTCCTGGGTGTCCAGCCCTGGGGAGACAACAGACAGAGACTGGGAAGGATGGGAAACCAGGGAGAGCTTTGCTCCTCTGGGCATGGGGAGGTCTTTTGGGGGCATCTAAGAGCTGGATCCAACCCTTGATATATCCAGGTGAGGAGAGAATATGGATAAGCCATGGAGGTTTTGGGAAGCACCCAGAGCATCTGGCAGCACTGGTGGTGGAAAGGGCTTGGGGGGGGTCTCAAGGGGCTTCCCCAAAGCAGCCCTGGTAGCACTGACCTGTTGTTTCATGGCTGGGGTGGCATCCACTTTGGTGGCATCTGGGAAAGGCATCACCAGGTCGAAAATATTGGACCAGGACTGGGCCCACATGTTGCCTGGGAAGCACAGGAGGACAACACATGGcaggagggggatggggagagatGAGCAAAGCCAAAAAATTACTCCTGGCTCCTCCAACAGGTCACCCTGCCTGCACAAGGGTGATTCAAGTAGGAGCCCAGCCACGCAGGAGAGGTCAAACCATGCTGAGTGTGGGGCCCTTCCTTGGGTCTTACAGCCCCATCTCTTGGGGCTTTGGTCCTTCAGCCAGAGCAGGGACCAGCCTCAACTCCTGGAGCAAACTGGGGGGAgacagggagctggcagagccctTACCAAGCAGGTGAGCAGGGATGGGACCCTTCAGGTTGATGTGCTCTGCCCCATATTTTTTGTACAGGGCTCGGCGTACGTAGGCGTGGAGGTTGAGGTagaggggctgcagctggaggtaCAACCTCTCCAGATCTTCCTCGAAGCTGGGGGTCTCATACAGGGACCTCCAGTAGTGCCCATTGTCCATGAAACCTGGAGTAAGGAAAGAGTAGAAGCTGGACACCCAGGAGGTCCCCAGCAACTCTGGGGAGACAGCAGAcagaggaggctgggaaggatGGGAGGCCAGGGAGAGTTTTGCTCCTCTGGGCATGAGGAGGTCTTTTGGGGGCATCTAAGAGCTGGATCCAACCCTTGACATATCCAGGTGAGGAGAGAACGTGGATAAGCCATGGAAGTTTGGGGAAGCACCCAGAGCACCTGGCAACACTGTCCCTCCTGGGCAAGACTCTGTCTTGTTGCTCAGACACCCCAGGTCCCTCAACATCTATGAGACAGTATGGGGGTTGGTGGGACCTCCACACCCTCAAGATTTTGGCCATGAATTGGACTTTCAGCCCAACCTTCTGCTTACAGGGGGTTAAGACCATGGTGGAGGTAGCAGGACACTGACCATTGAGCACGGCTGCCTTGTTGCTCAGTTCCACGTATCTCTTGTagttcttcttcatcttcttcccaGAAGCATCTCGCCAGCCCTTCCAGGCAAAGAGGAGCTCCTCATAGTCCCTGGAGGTGGCCATGATGTCTGTGAGGTCTGAAGAGAGAGCAGGGAAACCCAAGTGTTGCTGCTGGGGAGGTCTGGAATGATGCACTGGGTGTAGACCCAACGTGCTGCTCAGGGGCCATCAAAGCCCCTTCTGGTGGGAGGGCCCCTTCATGacttagaatcctagaatcctagaactggctgggttggaagggacctcacagctcatcaagtccaacccttgatccactccccccgtggttcccagcccatggcactgagtgccacatccaggctcttttgaaatatctccagggatggagaatccaccccttccctgggcagcccattccaatggctgagcaccctctccagaaagaaattctttctcatgtccaacctaaacctcccctggcacaacttgagacctcttgtgccctcttgtcttgctgagagttgcctgggaaaagagcccaacccccccctggctccaacctcctttcagggagttggagagagtgatgaggtctcccctgagcctcctcttctccagcctcaacacccccagctccctcagcccttcctcacaggacttgtgctggatcccttcccagcctccttgctcttctctggacctgctccagcacctcaatctccttcctgagctgaggggcccagaactggacacaggactcaagctgtggcctccccagggctgagcacaggggcagaatcccttcaccagcccagttgcctcctttgtCCCCAAGTTCCTGTTAATGACCCCTCTTTTCTGGGCCTCTTGCAGGTAACTCCCTGGACACCTTGCCAGATCTTACCAGGATCCAGGGGGTGACAGGTTTTGTCATCTCTGCAGACCTTGGCTATGCTGTACGTGGTCTCCATGTCTGAGAGGAGGGTGTTgtactgcaaagaaaaaaaaaaaaaacagatcacTTTGGTCAtccctccttctgctcctggagAATGTCACAGCCCACTGAGATGTCCACAGGAATTTTCCTCTGGAGCCTTCCCAGGCCAAGGGTGACTTCAGATGGAGGTGAAGTGGAGTCAGCACAGGAGGAGCTAAGGCCAGCAAGTGATGTGCCActgccagcccctgctgcagcctgggatgGGCAACCTTTGGGTGGAAAATCCTGGAGATAAGGATCATGGTTTTGTGTAAAAAGGACCAAACTACCACCTTGCTGAGGAGCAAGGGGTGGGCAACCTTTGGATGGAAAATCCTGGAGATCAGGATCACAGCTTTGTGTAGAAAGGACCAAACTTTGTAGAAAGGACAAAAACTTTGCTGAGGAGCAAGGGGTGGGCAACCTTTGGGAGGGAAATCCTGGAGATCAGGATCATGGTTTTGTGTAAAAAGGACCAAACTACCACCTTGCTGAGGAGCAAGGGGTGGGCAACCTTTGGATGGAAAATCTTAGAGATCAGGATCACAGCTTTGTGTAGAAAAGACCAAACTACCACcttgctgaggaaaaaggggtggTTTCCCAGAATCATTTCTTAGGAGCTGGGAGAACCTTGTGTTCTCCACACAAGGTGGGGACAAGGGCCCCCCTGTCCTGCTCTGTCCACTTGCAGCTCACCTCCTTCAGCTCATTCTCAGGCAGGGCTGCCCTCTCAATGACACTCAGCTTCTTGAGGATGCGTGTGACACTTTGGTCCTGGAATTCAGAGGGGTCGAACTGCCTGGCCCTCATTCCATACTCAAGGGTGTGCTTGGACATGGCCAagttcttttccagctgcaaggGCAGGAGAAGACAGGAGGGGAGTTACTCCAAGGAGATCCTGGACTCACAGACCACACCTAGGAACACCACCTGACATGCCACAAGTGACAGATTCCCCCGTGGCTGTCCCTGTGGTGTGGAAAGGCACCTCCTGAGTGGGAACCTTCACCCGTGGCAAGGGGCAGAGGCTGCCCTGGTTTTCAGAGCTCAGCTGGAAGATGCCTTGGGGCCCAGCTGCCTGTCTTGGCCACTGCTTGTCCCCACACAGCCCCAAGGTCATGTCCATACCATGAGCTCCTTGTTGTGGTTGGTGATGTTGGTGTTGTAGGCCCAGGATGCCTCGGTGTAGGCGTTCCACACCACCTCTGCCGTGCGGTTGTACTCGGACAAGAACTCCTTAGCTTGGGCTTCATCTGCTATTTTGTCtaagaggaggagaaaaatgggggggaagagaagggaagccAAGAGCATCCTTCTCTTGACAAGAGCACCACCCAATGGAGAAACCACGGCTGAGCTCTTCCCAGAAATTCAGGCCCATTTGAAGGCAACAACTTGGGAGAAGGTTGAGCCGAGGAATGGGCTCAAGAGGGGTCCTGCTGGGGGGGTTGGATTGGGCAGGACAGGATCACACTGCAGAGAactccagttctgggccccccagttcaggaaggagattgaggtgctggagcaggtccagagaagagcaaggaggctgggaagggattcCAGGACAAatcctggagctgggggtgttgaggctggagaagaggaggctcaggggagacctcatcactctctccaactccctgaaaggaggttggagccaggggggggttgggctctgctcccaagacaagaggccatgggcttcagctctgccaggggaggtttaggttggatattaggaaggaattctttccagagagggtgatcagacactggaatgggctgcccagggagggggtggattctccatccctggaggtttttaaggatggactggatgtggcactcagtgccatgggctgggaactgcagtggtagtggatcaagggttggatttgatgatctcagagctcctttccaacccagccaattctaggattctatggtCAGGGGAAGGTTGGTCCCATATTCCCTGGAGTGCTGGGAAGGTTGAAAAATGGGTTATTCCCAGCTGGGACAAAGCTCTTCCTGGGAAGCATGGGGgaagtggatcaagggttggacttggtgatctcagaggtctcttccaacctgtctaattctatgattctatgattctatgattctatgcccTAAAACCCCCACTTAGGTGGAAAGGATGCAGCTGAAAATGGGTGACCTGCCACAGCTTCAGCCAAAGGTTTTGAAGAGGTTGGCACCTGCTTCCTGGGAAGCAGGGACTCCACCTGGAGAtgattatttctctttcctgacCTCTCCCTAAGCCCCAGCACCAGGATGGATCTCCAGCCTTACCAATGCCTTCAGGGTAACCTTCAGGAACAGGAGGACGCCAATCAAACTCAggccagcccagcacctccttGGTCTTGTTGTTCTGCTCCTGAAGCCATTGGGTGACAGGGCTGAAGTATTCCAGGAGAGGCCCAGCATCCATCTTCCTGGTGCCAGTGAAGTTGAACAGGATGTCCTGCCAGGACTGGGAAGAGCCAGCTTTCAGCACAGTCCTGGGGAAAAGCAAAGAGCCAGCGTGAGGCCAGGAAttggatgggaaaaaaaaccaaaaaaacccagccagtGATGGTACCTTCATCACAAGGTTTGAAGATGCTCTTCCTGAGTGGGACATGAACCTGGGAACTGGCTCTGAAGCCCCCAATGTCCTGCACAAGGAGTGGGGACTCTCCATCACACATTCCTGCATTTCTTAACACCCATGGAGTCAATAGGAACTGAAATTGCTTTGGTGACCTCTGGGTTGGGTGGGTGGGAGCTCATGACAGGGACAACAGCAGGTGAGGATCACTCACCCCACCCCAGTGCTTCCATGTatttccatccatccatccatccatccatccatccatccatccctccatccatccatttctccatccatccatccatccatccatccatccatccatccctccctgcatccatccctccatccctcatccatccatccatccatccatccatccctccatccatccatttctccatccatccatccatccatccatccatccatccatccatttctCCATTCATCCATCCATTTCTCCATCCatttctccatccatccatccatccatccatccatccatccatccatccctccctccctccctccctccctccctccctccctccctccatccatccatttctccatccatccatccctccattcctccatccatccatccatccatccatccatccatccatccatccctccattcctccctccctccctccctccctccctccatctccaAAGCTATTTCTCCAGCCATCTCCACAGccacttttccttccttcttttcttcattccttccttTGCATCCCATCAGCTTCCCACTCCCACATCTGGGGATTGTCCTGAcccctctctgtccccaccTGAGTttgtctccagctgctctggaccCGTAGATGTCACAGGTGTGCAGGGGACCCGTGTGGTTGGCTGCTTCACACAGAGCCTTGTGAAACTGGAACTGGAGGATGAAGCTCACAAAGTATCTGCCAAGGAAGTCCAAGAAGGTGAGCACTGGGGACAAAGGGAAGCAGACAAGTCCTAGGGTGTGGGGGGAAGGCACCCAGCCATGGGGCAGCTCCCCACCCCTTCTGCTCCCAAATTCTTGGGTGCCTCGAGCAGGGCCAGTGCCTGCCCGCAGAGCTGagctctccagcccctctctACCTGATGTAAGGGGTGTTCCCAGGGATGTGGTACTTTGCTCCAGGGTCAAAGTTGCTTTCATTCCTTGGGATGGGAGGACAGATCCCCTGGTATTTGGTTCTGGAGATGACAAAGAGCAAGAGCATGAGCTGGAAAGAGGGAGGCAGATGAACTGTGGCagggaatgggaagggaaataCACAACTAGAGTGTGttttcatccatccatccatccatccatctatccatccatccatccatccatctatccatccatccatcctcctacccacccacccacctccccaccATAGCCTCCAAGCTACTCCagctccttttttcccttttttttcctttcttctttgctgtgGCTCTGGAGATGACAAAGAGCAAGAGCATGAGCTGGAAAGAGGGAAGCAGATGGAccacagca is a genomic window of Heliangelus exortis chromosome 29, bHelExo1.hap1, whole genome shotgun sequence containing:
- the ACE gene encoding angiotensin-converting enzyme isoform X1, with product MPPVLGLLLLLLGLSLGGALRPGLEPPDSEPTEEGAVLFARAHNSTAELVFFESVSASWDYNTNLTDQNAALQVQASLEEQNFTELWGRKAKELFGNIWSNFSDSQLRKIIGSIQTLGPSNLPLEKRERYNTILSDMDKIYSTAKVCLPNGTCWDLEPDISDIMATSRSYKKLLYAWEGWHNAAGNPLRPKYEEFVKLSNEAYELDEFEDTGSYWRSWYDSTTFEEDLESLYNQLEPLYLNLHAFVRRKLYDRYGPKYINLKGPIPAHLLGNMWAQQWNNIYDLMVPYPEKPNLDVTSTMVQQGWNATHMFRVSEEFFTSLGLLEMPPEFWEKSMLEKPTDGREVVCHASAWDFYNRKDFRIKQCTTVTMEQLFTVHHEMGHIQYYLQYKDLPVSFRGGANPGFHEAIGDVLALSVSTPSHLKKIGLLHSDATEDQESNINYLLKMALEKIAFLPFGYLIDQWRWNVFSGRTPPSRYNYDWWYLRTKYQGICPPIPRNESNFDPGAKYHIPGNTPYIRYFVSFILQFQFHKALCEAANHTGPLHTCDIYGSRAAGDKLRTVLKAGSSQSWQDILFNFTGTRKMDAGPLLEYFSPVTQWLQEQNNKTKEVLGWPEFDWRPPVPEGYPEGIDKIADEAQAKEFLSEYNRTAEVVWNAYTEASWAYNTNITNHNKELMLEKNLAMSKHTLEYGMRARQFDPSEFQDQSVTRILKKLSVIERAALPENELKEYNTLLSDMETTYSIAKVCRDDKTCHPLDPDLTDIMATSRDYEELLFAWKGWRDASGKKMKKNYKRYVELSNKAAVLNGFMDNGHYWRSLYETPSFEEDLERLYLQLQPLYLNLHAYVRRALYKKYGAEHINLKGPIPAHLLGNMWAQSWSNIFDLVMPFPDATKVDATPAMKQQGWTPRRMFEESDRFFTSLGLIPMPQEFWEKSMIEKPSDGREVVCHASAWDFYNRKDFRIKQCTVVNMDDLITVHHEMGHVQYFLQYMDQPIPFRDGANPGFHEAVGDVMALSVSTPKHLHSIHLLDEVMDNDESDINYLMSIALDKIAFLPFGYLMDQWRWKVFDGRIKEEEYNQQWWNLRMKYQGLCPPVPRSEDDFDPGAKFHIPANVPYIRYFVSFVIQFQFHQALCAKAGHKGPLHKCDIYQSLEAGQVLGDALKLGFSKPWPEAMEHITGQPNMSAAALLSYFEPLMTWLVEKNAENGEILGWPEYSWTPYTANPARAEHSQTDFLGMSLARDEARAGAWILLTLALVFLLTSIILGVKLSSARRKAFKSSSEMELK
- the ACE gene encoding angiotensin-converting enzyme isoform X2, with the protein product MDKIYSTAKVCLPNGTCWDLEPDISDIMATSRSYKKLLYAWEGWHNAAGNPLRPKYEEFVKLSNEAYELDEFEDTGSYWRSWYDSTTFEEDLESLYNQLEPLYLNLHAFVRRKLYDRYGPKYINLKGPIPAHLLGNMWAQQWNNIYDLMVPYPEKPNLDVTSTMVQQGWNATHMFRVSEEFFTSLGLLEMPPEFWEKSMLEKPTDGREVVCHASAWDFYNRKDFRIKQCTTVTMEQLFTVHHEMGHIQYYLQYKDLPVSFRGGANPGFHEAIGDVLALSVSTPSHLKKIGLLHSDATEDQESNINYLLKMALEKIAFLPFGYLIDQWRWNVFSGRTPPSRYNYDWWYLRTKYQGICPPIPRNESNFDPGAKYHIPGNTPYIRYFVSFILQFQFHKALCEAANHTGPLHTCDIYGSRAAGDKLRTVLKAGSSQSWQDILFNFTGTRKMDAGPLLEYFSPVTQWLQEQNNKTKEVLGWPEFDWRPPVPEGYPEGIDKIADEAQAKEFLSEYNRTAEVVWNAYTEASWAYNTNITNHNKELMLEKNLAMSKHTLEYGMRARQFDPSEFQDQSVTRILKKLSVIERAALPENELKEYNTLLSDMETTYSIAKVCRDDKTCHPLDPDLTDIMATSRDYEELLFAWKGWRDASGKKMKKNYKRYVELSNKAAVLNGFMDNGHYWRSLYETPSFEEDLERLYLQLQPLYLNLHAYVRRALYKKYGAEHINLKGPIPAHLLGNMWAQSWSNIFDLVMPFPDATKVDATPAMKQQGWTPRRMFEESDRFFTSLGLIPMPQEFWEKSMIEKPSDGREVVCHASAWDFYNRKDFRIKQCTVVNMDDLITVHHEMGHVQYFLQYMDQPIPFRDGANPGFHEAVGDVMALSVSTPKHLHSIHLLDEVMDNDESDINYLMSIALDKIAFLPFGYLMDQWRWKVFDGRIKEEEYNQQWWNLRMKYQGLCPPVPRSEDDFDPGAKFHIPANVPYIRYFVSFVIQFQFHQALCAKAGHKGPLHKCDIYQSLEAGQVLGDALKLGFSKPWPEAMEHITGQPNMSAAALLSYFEPLMTWLVEKNAENGEILGWPEYSWTPYTANPARAEHSQTDFLGMSLARDEARAGAWILLTLALVFLLTSIILGVKLSSARRKAFKSSSEMELK